A section of the Streptomyces sp. NBC_01591 genome encodes:
- a CDS encoding DUF4429 domain-containing protein produces MAEITQRDGTWTFDGETVRIVPGRGKGVHPLRQELGECVVPLQALAGISFEPDRKGGRLRLRLRDGACPVLRAAGGRLKDASDPYQLAVEKDRSGLAEYFVDEVRNALLVEQVPTGAVDAFLLPGPSVPVAGGGGDGTASFDGETVRLTWNWKANEDKISGGPVAFPVSEVTGVHWVPPMGLENGHLRFVRREGPASAPAPEDDPYSLDLWGLSKKEYTAVLVAAAVLVRLPDAAAGAGPAPGSAAPAEIAAPAAPAPSGDDHDALLRRLRELGELHRSGVLTDDEFTAAKQAVLKSL; encoded by the coding sequence ATGGCGGAAATAACACAGCGCGACGGAACCTGGACCTTCGACGGCGAAACGGTGCGGATCGTGCCGGGCCGGGGGAAGGGCGTCCACCCGCTCCGGCAGGAGCTGGGGGAATGCGTCGTCCCGCTGCAGGCGCTGGCGGGCATCTCCTTCGAGCCGGACCGCAAGGGCGGCCGGCTGCGACTGCGGCTGCGCGACGGCGCGTGCCCGGTCCTGCGCGCGGCCGGCGGCCGGCTCAAGGACGCCTCGGATCCCTACCAACTGGCCGTGGAGAAGGACCGGAGCGGGCTGGCGGAGTACTTCGTCGACGAGGTGCGCAACGCCCTGCTGGTCGAGCAGGTGCCCACCGGCGCGGTGGACGCCTTCCTGCTGCCGGGGCCCTCGGTGCCGGTCGCCGGTGGCGGCGGGGACGGCACGGCCTCGTTCGACGGGGAGACCGTCCGCCTCACCTGGAACTGGAAGGCCAATGAGGACAAGATCTCGGGCGGCCCGGTCGCGTTCCCGGTGTCGGAGGTGACCGGCGTGCACTGGGTGCCCCCCATGGGTCTGGAGAACGGGCATCTGCGCTTCGTACGGCGCGAGGGCCCGGCGTCGGCCCCGGCACCCGAGGACGACCCGTACTCACTGGATCTGTGGGGGCTGTCCAAGAAGGAGTACACGGCGGTCCTGGTCGCGGCGGCGGTCCTGGTACGGCTGCCCGACGCGGCGGCGGGGGCGGGCCCGGCCCCCGGGAGCGCCGCGCCCGCGGAGATCGCGGCCCCGGCCGCACCGGCACCGTCCGGCGACGATCACGACGCGCTGCTGCGCCGGCTGCGCGAGCTCGGCGAGCTGCACCGGTCCGGGGTCCTCACCGACGACGAGTTCACCGCCGCCAAACAGGCCGTGCTCAAGAGCCTGTAG
- a CDS encoding substrate-binding domain-containing protein — protein sequence MTVFAASDVMAAGARQALGEAGRRIPDDVALIGFDDSAVARHLDPALTSVRQPIEEMGRTMARVLLKEIASETQEYPQIVLPTELVVRDSS from the coding sequence ATGACGGTCTTCGCCGCCTCCGACGTCATGGCCGCAGGCGCCCGCCAGGCGCTGGGCGAGGCCGGCCGGCGCATCCCGGACGATGTGGCCCTCATCGGCTTCGACGACTCGGCGGTGGCCCGCCACCTGGACCCGGCCCTCACCAGCGTGCGCCAGCCGATCGAGGAGATGGGCCGCACGATGGCCCGCGTACTGCTCAAGGAGATCGCGAGCGAGACCCAGGAGTATCCGCAGATCGTGCTCCCCACCGAACTGGTCGTCCGCGACTCCTCGTGA
- a CDS encoding MarR family winged helix-turn-helix transcriptional regulator: MTRPTHEVEYEQMLLSRHGLLQNKGGRRKDGLMDHSAYILLSRVRVQGPMSIGELSDAFGLDASTLNRQTAAAMRAGLVERIPDPEGGMARKFRITDEGARMLDAEREGLVRSLERVMANWSDEDISGFATYLRRFNTDIERLGGRPWPRP; the protein is encoded by the coding sequence ATGACCAGGCCCACCCACGAGGTCGAGTACGAGCAGATGCTCCTCAGCCGCCACGGCCTCCTGCAGAACAAGGGCGGTCGGCGCAAGGACGGCCTGATGGACCACAGCGCCTACATCCTGCTCAGCCGCGTCCGCGTCCAGGGGCCGATGTCGATCGGTGAGCTCAGCGACGCCTTCGGGCTCGACGCCTCCACCCTCAACCGGCAGACCGCGGCCGCCATGCGCGCCGGACTCGTGGAACGCATCCCGGACCCCGAAGGCGGCATGGCCCGCAAGTTCCGGATCACCGACGAGGGCGCCCGCATGCTCGACGCGGAACGCGAGGGCCTCGTCCGCTCCCTGGAGCGGGTCATGGCCAACTGGTCGGACGAGGACATTTCCGGCTTCGCCACCTACCTGAGGCGCTTCAACACCGACATCGAGCGCCTGGGCGGCCGCCCCTGGCCGCGCCCCTGA
- a CDS encoding helix-turn-helix domain-containing protein, translating to MSQDSAAATEAVRKLSGRRRREVVAVLLFSGGPIFESSIPLSVFGIDRQDAGVPRYRLLVCGGEEGPLRTTGGLELTAPYGLEAISRAGTVVVPAWRSITSPPPAEALEALRRAHEEGARIVGLCTGAFVLAAAGLLDGRPATTHWMYAPTLAKRYPSVHVDPRELFVDDGDVLTSAGTAAGIDLCLHIVRTDHGTEAAGALARRLVVPPRRSGGQERYLDRSLPEEIGSDPLAEVVAWALEHLHEQFDVETLAARAYMSRRTFDRRFRSLTGSAPLQWLITQRVLQAQRLLETSEYSVDEVAGRCGFRSPVALRGHFRRQLGSSPAAYRAAYRARRPQGGGAEPVAAVTEPVVPAQGGASVRRATATATPPGPHVITSPPPGPGQSEQGKPGPDAYTTGRPTLPGQRSAP from the coding sequence ATGAGCCAGGACTCCGCCGCCGCAACGGAGGCTGTACGGAAGCTCAGTGGCCGTCGACGACGAGAAGTCGTCGCCGTGCTGCTGTTCAGCGGCGGCCCCATCTTCGAGAGTTCGATCCCGCTTTCCGTGTTCGGAATCGACCGCCAGGACGCGGGAGTTCCGCGCTACCGACTCCTCGTCTGCGGCGGGGAAGAAGGGCCGCTGCGGACCACCGGGGGACTCGAACTCACCGCGCCCTACGGGCTGGAGGCGATCAGCAGGGCCGGCACCGTGGTGGTGCCCGCCTGGCGTTCGATCACCTCGCCGCCGCCCGCCGAGGCGCTGGAGGCGTTGCGCCGCGCCCACGAGGAGGGCGCCCGCATCGTCGGGCTGTGCACGGGCGCGTTCGTGCTCGCCGCCGCGGGCCTGCTGGACGGCCGCCCGGCGACGACACACTGGATGTACGCACCGACGCTGGCCAAGCGCTACCCGTCGGTCCACGTCGATCCGCGTGAGCTCTTCGTCGACGACGGCGATGTGCTCACCTCCGCCGGAACGGCCGCCGGGATTGATCTCTGTCTGCACATAGTCCGCACGGACCACGGCACGGAGGCCGCCGGGGCACTGGCCCGTCGGCTCGTCGTGCCGCCGCGGCGCAGTGGCGGCCAGGAGCGCTATCTCGACAGGTCTTTACCAGAGGAGATCGGCTCCGACCCGCTCGCCGAGGTCGTGGCCTGGGCGCTGGAGCATCTGCACGAGCAGTTCGACGTGGAGACGCTGGCCGCGCGCGCCTACATGAGCAGGCGGACCTTCGACCGCAGGTTCCGTTCGCTCACCGGCAGCGCACCGCTCCAGTGGCTGATCACCCAGCGGGTGCTGCAGGCGCAGCGGCTGCTGGAGACGTCCGAGTACTCGGTCGACGAGGTGGCGGGCCGCTGCGGCTTCCGCTCGCCGGTCGCGCTGCGCGGACACTTCCGGCGTCAGCTGGGCTCCTCCCCCGCCGCGTACCGGGCCGCCTACCGGGCCCGCCGTCCGCAGGGCGGTGGCGCGGAGCCCGTGGCCGCGGTGACCGAGCCGGTCGTGCCCGCCCAGGGCGGTGCGTCGGTCCGGCGTGCCACGGCCACGGCCACGCCGCCGGGCCCGCATGTCATCACGTCGCCGCCGCCCGGCCCGGGCCAGTCGGAGCAGGGGAAACCCGGCCCCGACGCGTACACGACCGGACGCCCGACCCTGCCGGGTCAACGGAGTGCCCCGTAG
- the orn gene encoding oligoribonuclease, whose amino-acid sequence MNDRMVWIDCEMTGLSLTEDALIEVAALVTDSELNVLGEGVDIVIRPPDAALETMPEVVRQMHTASGLLDELAGGTTLADAEAQVLNYVREHVKEPGKAPLCGNSVSTDRGFLARDMAALERYLHYRIVDVSSIKELARRWYPRAYFNSPAKNGNHRALADIRDSITELRYYREAVFVPQPGPDSERAKAIAARVAPPAP is encoded by the coding sequence ATGAACGATCGCATGGTGTGGATCGACTGCGAGATGACCGGGCTCTCGTTGACGGAAGACGCACTCATCGAGGTGGCCGCGCTGGTCACCGACTCGGAGCTGAACGTGCTCGGTGAAGGGGTGGACATCGTGATCCGCCCGCCGGACGCGGCCCTGGAGACCATGCCCGAGGTGGTGCGGCAGATGCACACCGCCTCGGGTCTCCTCGACGAGCTGGCCGGGGGCACCACCCTGGCCGACGCCGAGGCCCAGGTGCTGAACTATGTCCGCGAGCATGTGAAGGAGCCCGGCAAGGCCCCGCTCTGCGGGAACTCGGTCTCCACCGACCGCGGCTTCCTGGCGCGGGACATGGCGGCCCTGGAGCGCTACCTCCACTACCGGATCGTCGATGTCTCCTCGATCAAGGAGCTGGCGCGCCGCTGGTACCCGAGGGCGTACTTCAACAGCCCGGCCAAGAACGGCAACCACCGGGCGCTCGCGGACATCCGTGACTCCATCACGGAGCTGCGCTACTACCGTGAGGCGGTCTTCGTGCCGCAGCCCGGTCCGGACTCGGAGCGCGCCAAGGCCATCGCGGCACGCGTCGCGCCGCCCGCACCGTAG
- a CDS encoding B3/B4 domain-containing protein: protein MPAFHLTPAVADAFPDTLIALVTATGMRGHEPWPGTTTALADLEQQLADGTWQPADETDPRIEAWHTAYRSFGTNPRRIRPSVDALGRRLAKRGALPRINPAVDSYNVVSVQHGLPAGAFDLDRVTGEVVIRRADGTESFTPLGEPDTTESPKPGEIIYADTTDVLTRHWNHRDAHRTRVTEDSTHVAFVLETLHATCDGHLLTTAAGELQDLLAPHAEQTAVHYLDLAQPRVTI from the coding sequence ATGCCCGCCTTCCACCTCACCCCCGCCGTCGCGGACGCGTTCCCCGACACCCTCATCGCTCTGGTCACCGCCACCGGCATGCGCGGCCACGAGCCCTGGCCCGGCACAACCACCGCCCTGGCGGACCTGGAGCAGCAGCTCGCCGACGGAACCTGGCAGCCCGCCGACGAGACGGACCCCCGGATCGAGGCGTGGCACACCGCCTACCGCTCCTTCGGCACCAACCCGCGCCGCATCCGCCCCAGCGTCGACGCGCTCGGCCGCCGCCTCGCCAAGAGGGGTGCCCTGCCGCGTATCAACCCGGCCGTCGACTCCTACAACGTCGTCTCCGTCCAGCACGGCCTGCCCGCCGGGGCCTTCGACCTGGACCGGGTCACCGGCGAGGTCGTCATCCGCCGGGCGGACGGCACCGAGTCCTTCACCCCGCTCGGCGAACCCGACACCACCGAGAGCCCGAAGCCCGGCGAGATCATCTACGCGGACACCACCGATGTCCTGACCCGCCACTGGAACCACCGCGACGCCCACCGCACCCGCGTCACCGAGGACTCCACGCACGTCGCCTTCGTACTCGAAACCCTCCACGCCACCTGCGACGGCCACCTCCTCACCACCGCGGCCGGGGAGTTGCAGGACCTGCTCGCCCCGCACGCCGAACAGACCGCGGTGCACTACCTCGACCTGGCACAGCCCCGGGTCACCATCTGA
- a CDS encoding beta-N-acetylhexosaminidase, protein MRLHRTQRTALPRLLGSLLLVTAAGISSIGAAPEGPAANSGPAAAASPRPLDQIVPAPVEARPGGTPYTITADTRIRVAGSGEARRIGDYLAGVLRPSTGYALPVTGDAGNGIRLRLDPHNGELGTEGYSLKSGRGAVTITARKPAGLFHGVQTLRQLLPADVEKKSPQKGPWTVAGGTVTDAPRYAYRSAMLDVSRHFFSVGEVKRYIDQLALYKMNKLHLHLSDDQGWRIAIDSWPRLATYGGQTEVGGGPGGYYTKSDYKEIVRYAASRYLEVVPEIDLPGHTNAALASYAELNCNGVAPPLYTGTNVGFSSLCVPKAVTYDFVDDVVRELAALTPGKYLHIGGDEAHSTSHEDYVAFMDKAQAIVGKYDKTVVGWHQLTGGTPVKGAVAQYWGYDRTGAAERKQVADAAVNGTKLVLSPADRSYLDMKYDKDTKLGLAWAGYVSVQRSYDWNPATYLAGAPEDSVLGVEAPLWSETLTSSDEIEQMAFPRLPGVAELGWSPAATHDWDAYKVRLGAQGPRLSALGVNYYRAPQVPWAAE, encoded by the coding sequence GTGAGACTGCACAGGACACAGCGCACCGCCCTTCCCCGCCTTCTCGGCTCGCTGCTGCTCGTCACGGCGGCCGGGATCTCCAGTATCGGCGCGGCACCGGAAGGACCGGCGGCGAACAGCGGCCCGGCCGCCGCCGCCTCGCCCCGCCCGCTCGACCAGATCGTGCCCGCCCCCGTCGAGGCCAGGCCCGGTGGCACTCCGTACACGATCACGGCGGACACCAGGATCCGCGTCGCAGGCTCCGGCGAGGCCCGGCGGATCGGCGACTACCTGGCGGGCGTCCTGCGCCCGTCCACCGGATACGCGCTGCCGGTCACCGGCGACGCCGGCAACGGCATCCGGCTGCGCCTCGACCCCCACAACGGCGAACTGGGCACCGAGGGCTACAGCCTGAAGTCCGGCCGAGGCGCCGTCACCATCACCGCACGCAAGCCCGCAGGGCTCTTCCACGGCGTCCAGACGCTCCGCCAGCTGCTCCCGGCCGACGTGGAGAAGAAGAGCCCCCAGAAGGGTCCGTGGACGGTCGCGGGCGGCACGGTCACGGACGCGCCGCGCTACGCGTACCGGAGCGCGATGCTCGACGTCTCACGGCACTTCTTCTCCGTCGGCGAGGTCAAGCGCTACATCGACCAGCTCGCCCTCTACAAGATGAACAAGCTCCATCTGCACCTCTCCGACGACCAGGGCTGGCGGATCGCCATCGACTCCTGGCCGCGGCTCGCCACGTACGGCGGGCAGACGGAGGTCGGCGGCGGCCCCGGCGGTTACTACACGAAGAGCGACTACAAGGAGATCGTCCGGTACGCGGCTTCCCGCTACCTGGAGGTCGTACCGGAGATCGACCTGCCCGGCCACACCAACGCCGCACTCGCCTCGTACGCGGAGCTGAACTGCAACGGGGTCGCGCCGCCGCTGTACACCGGCACCAACGTCGGCTTCAGCTCGCTCTGCGTCCCGAAGGCCGTCACATACGACTTCGTGGACGACGTGGTCCGTGAGCTCGCCGCGCTCACCCCCGGCAAGTACCTCCACATCGGCGGCGACGAGGCGCACTCCACCAGCCACGAGGACTATGTGGCCTTCATGGACAAGGCGCAGGCCATCGTCGGCAAGTACGACAAGACCGTGGTCGGCTGGCACCAGCTGACCGGGGGCACTCCGGTGAAGGGTGCGGTCGCCCAGTACTGGGGCTACGACAGGACGGGCGCCGCCGAGCGCAAGCAGGTCGCGGACGCCGCCGTGAACGGCACGAAGCTGGTGCTGTCCCCGGCCGACCGCAGCTACCTCGACATGAAGTACGACAAGGACACCAAGCTGGGCCTGGCCTGGGCCGGCTACGTCTCGGTCCAGCGCTCGTACGACTGGAACCCGGCGACGTACCTGGCCGGCGCCCCGGAGGATTCGGTCCTCGGCGTCGAGGCGCCGCTCTGGTCGGAGACCCTGACCAGCAGCGACGAGATCGAGCAGATGGCGTTCCCCCGGCTCCCCGGGGTCGCGGAGCTCGGCTGGTCGCCCGCGGCCACGCACGACTGGGACGCGTACAAGGTGCGGCTGGGGGCGCAGGGGCCGCGGCTCTCGGCGCTCGGCGTCAACTACTACCGGGCGCCGCAGGTCCCCTGGGCCGCCGAGTGA
- a CDS encoding EamA family transporter has protein sequence MLALLLALGSSLAYGCADFLGGLGARKAHVLRTVMIAAPASLAVELLLWPFLGASFSAGALGWGAASGVASAAAFAMLYRTLAIGPMNVLSPVTALVSAALPVGVGLMQGEHLGAAGLVGLPLALAAVVLVSAGHGAGSARPSRTALLLALGAGAAIALQLVFLHQAPSDSGVAPLIVGRAVSSAITLAAAGLLHRRLGSERPAYAMSAAAGVLDSLANLMFLLAARSGDLTVVAVITALYPAGTVLLARGLLAERIHRGQLVGLGTAAVAVGLLALT, from the coding sequence GTGCTCGCTCTGCTGCTGGCCCTGGGCAGCTCACTCGCCTACGGGTGCGCCGACTTCCTCGGCGGCCTCGGCGCCCGCAAGGCACACGTGCTGCGTACCGTGATGATCGCGGCCCCGGCCAGCCTCGCGGTCGAGCTGCTGCTGTGGCCCTTCCTCGGCGCCTCGTTCAGTGCCGGCGCCCTCGGCTGGGGTGCCGCGTCGGGGGTCGCCTCGGCCGCCGCGTTCGCCATGCTCTACCGGACCCTGGCGATCGGCCCGATGAACGTGCTGTCGCCCGTGACCGCGCTGGTGTCCGCCGCGCTGCCGGTCGGGGTGGGGCTGATGCAGGGCGAGCACCTGGGCGCCGCCGGACTGGTGGGGCTGCCGCTCGCGCTGGCGGCGGTGGTGCTGGTCAGCGCCGGACACGGCGCCGGGTCCGCGCGTCCCTCCCGTACCGCGCTGCTGCTGGCCCTCGGCGCGGGCGCCGCCATCGCCCTCCAGCTGGTCTTTCTGCACCAGGCGCCGTCCGACAGCGGTGTGGCCCCGCTGATCGTGGGCCGGGCGGTCTCCTCTGCCATCACCCTGGCCGCGGCGGGGCTGCTGCACCGCAGGCTGGGATCCGAGCGGCCCGCGTACGCGATGTCGGCCGCCGCGGGTGTGTTGGACTCGCTCGCGAACCTGATGTTCCTGCTCGCCGCCCGCAGCGGGGACCTCACCGTCGTCGCCGTGATCACCGCCCTCTACCCGGCAGGCACGGTCCTGCTCGCCCGCGGCCTGCTCGCCGAACGCATCCACCGCGGCCAGCTCGTCGGCCTGGGCACCGCCGCCGTCGCCGTCGGCCTGCTCGCCCTGACCTGA
- the glmS gene encoding glutamine--fructose-6-phosphate transaminase (isomerizing): MCGIVGYIGKRDVAPLLLEGLQRLEYRGYDSAGIVITGKASAGKPAALRMVKAKGRVRELEARVPKRFTGTTGIAHTRWATHGAPSDENAHPHLDADNKVAVVHNGIIDNASELRAKLVADGVVFLSETDTEVLVHLIARAQAETLEEKVREALRSVEGTYGIAVMHADFNDRIVVARNGSPVVLGIGEKEMFVASDVAALVAHTRQVVTLDDGEMATLKADDFRTYTTEGSSTTATPTTVEWEAESYDMGGHDTYMHKEISEQADAVDRVLRGRIDDRFATVHLGGLNLDAREARGVRRIKILGCGTSYHAGQIGAQLIEELARIPADAEPASEFRYRNPVVDPDTLYVAVSQSGETYDVLAAVQELKRKGARVLGVVNVVGSAIAREADGGTYVHAGPEVCVVSTKCFTNTVVAFALLALHLGRIRDLSVADGKRIIEGLRRLPGQISEILANEDEIKKMAAEYADAKSMMFIGRVRGYPVAREASLKLKEVSYIHAEAYPASELKHGPLALIEPAMPTVAIVPDDDLLEKNRAAMEEIKARSGRILAVAHQVQEKADHTIVVPKNENELDPILMGIPLQLFAYHTALAMGRDIDKPRNLAKSVTVE; this comes from the coding sequence ATGTGCGGAATCGTCGGATACATCGGGAAGCGTGACGTGGCTCCGCTGCTGCTGGAAGGGCTGCAGCGGCTGGAGTACCGGGGTTACGACTCCGCGGGCATCGTCATCACCGGCAAGGCGTCGGCCGGCAAGCCCGCCGCGCTGAGGATGGTCAAGGCGAAGGGCCGGGTCCGCGAGCTGGAGGCCCGCGTTCCCAAGCGCTTCACCGGCACCACCGGTATCGCCCACACCCGCTGGGCCACCCACGGCGCCCCGAGCGACGAGAACGCGCACCCGCACCTGGACGCCGACAACAAGGTCGCCGTCGTCCACAACGGCATCATCGACAACGCCTCCGAACTCCGTGCGAAGCTCGTCGCCGACGGTGTCGTCTTCCTCTCCGAGACCGACACCGAGGTGCTGGTCCACCTGATCGCCCGTGCCCAGGCGGAGACCCTGGAGGAGAAGGTCCGCGAGGCGCTGCGCTCGGTCGAGGGCACGTACGGCATCGCCGTCATGCACGCCGACTTCAACGACCGCATCGTGGTCGCCCGCAACGGCTCCCCGGTCGTGCTCGGCATCGGCGAGAAGGAGATGTTCGTCGCCTCGGACGTCGCCGCGCTGGTCGCCCACACCCGCCAGGTCGTCACCCTGGACGACGGCGAGATGGCCACCCTCAAGGCCGACGACTTCCGTACGTACACCACGGAGGGCTCGTCCACGACGGCCACGCCGACCACCGTGGAGTGGGAGGCCGAGTCGTACGACATGGGCGGCCACGACACGTACATGCACAAGGAGATCTCCGAGCAGGCCGACGCCGTCGACCGGGTGCTGCGCGGCCGGATCGACGACCGCTTCGCCACCGTGCACCTGGGCGGCCTCAACCTGGACGCCCGCGAGGCGCGCGGGGTCCGCCGGATCAAGATCCTGGGCTGCGGCACCTCGTACCACGCGGGCCAGATCGGCGCGCAGCTGATCGAGGAGCTGGCCCGTATCCCCGCGGACGCCGAGCCCGCCTCCGAGTTCCGCTACCGCAACCCGGTCGTCGACCCGGACACGCTGTACGTCGCGGTCTCGCAGTCCGGTGAGACGTACGACGTGCTGGCCGCCGTCCAGGAGCTCAAGCGCAAGGGCGCCCGGGTGCTCGGTGTCGTCAACGTGGTGGGTTCGGCGATCGCCCGGGAGGCCGACGGCGGTACGTACGTCCACGCCGGCCCCGAGGTGTGCGTCGTCTCCACCAAGTGCTTCACCAACACGGTCGTCGCGTTCGCGCTGCTCGCCCTGCACCTGGGCCGGATCCGGGACCTGTCGGTCGCCGACGGCAAGCGGATCATCGAGGGGCTGCGCAGGCTGCCCGGCCAGATCAGCGAGATCCTGGCGAACGAGGACGAGATCAAGAAGATGGCGGCCGAGTACGCGGACGCCAAGTCGATGATGTTCATCGGCCGGGTGCGCGGCTACCCCGTCGCCCGTGAGGCCTCTCTGAAGCTCAAGGAGGTCTCGTACATCCACGCCGAGGCGTACCCGGCCTCGGAGCTGAAGCACGGGCCGCTGGCGCTGATCGAGCCCGCGATGCCGACGGTCGCGATCGTGCCGGACGACGACCTGTTGGAGAAGAACCGCGCCGCGATGGAGGAGATCAAGGCCCGCAGCGGCCGCATCCTCGCCGTCGCCCACCAGGTTCAGGAGAAGGCCGACCACACCATCGTCGTACCGAAGAACGAGAACGAGCTGGACCCGATCCTGATGGGCATCCCGCTCCAGCTCTTCGCGTACCACACGGCGCTGGCCATGGGCCGTGACATCGACAAGCCGCGCAACCTGGCGAAGTCCGTCACCGTCGAGTAG
- a CDS encoding universal stress protein → MAGHEIPEPADRKQVADHVSDPQTVEETRHSCDPAFRHGVVVGFDGSTSSERALAYAIGMARRSGSGLIIVHVANRLPTTVWAGCEPPVFVDVPDHRTEVLGLELACADYLSEVPWVLVERGGDICHELEEVGREYSADAIVVGSTHGIVGRIFGSVAGRLARRAQRPVVVIP, encoded by the coding sequence ATGGCCGGTCACGAAATCCCCGAACCCGCCGACCGTAAGCAGGTGGCCGACCACGTGTCGGACCCGCAGACGGTCGAAGAAACACGTCATTCGTGCGATCCCGCGTTCCGTCACGGGGTCGTGGTCGGCTTCGACGGCTCGACCTCCAGTGAGCGCGCCCTCGCCTATGCCATCGGAATGGCCCGAAGATCGGGTTCCGGCCTGATCATCGTCCATGTCGCCAACCGGCTGCCGACCACGGTCTGGGCAGGCTGCGAGCCGCCCGTCTTCGTGGATGTGCCCGATCACCGCACCGAGGTGCTCGGCCTGGAGCTCGCCTGCGCGGACTACCTCTCCGAGGTTCCCTGGGTCCTCGTCGAGCGGGGCGGGGACATCTGCCACGAGCTGGAGGAGGTCGGCCGGGAGTACTCGGCCGACGCCATCGTCGTCGGCTCCACGCACGGCATCGTCGGCCGCATCTTCGGCTCGGTGGCGGGGCGCCTCGCGCGGCGTGCGCAGCGCCCGGTCGTCGTCATCCCCTGA
- a CDS encoding MFS transporter, translating to MGAPQPSTRTGGVVATLAIAGTTAAIMQTLVTPLIAELPQILSTTPSNAAWVITVTLLVSAVCVPVSGRLGDMVGKRRMLLVCSVPLVVGSVVCALSSSVVPMIVGRGLQGMGMGVLPLGIALLRDVVPAEKLSSSIALVSASMGIGGALGLPIAAAVAQYTNWRVLFWGSAGLATVVAVLIWFLIPDVPAGAKGQRFDVLGALGLGAGLVCLLLAVSKGADWGWGSATTLGLFTAAVVVLLAWGLWELRTRDPLVDLRTTARPRVLMTNLASVFVGFGMYASMLISPQLLQLPSATGYGLGQSMLAAGLWLAPGGIMMMIVSPLGGKLSDARGPKFTLVCGVLIIAVGYGLALVLMGSAWGLMVVGMVTSSGVGLAYGAMPALIMGSVPLSETAAANGFNTLMRSLGTSFGAAVIGVVLSHMNVTMGGYSLTSEDGFRTGLLIGCGVALVAAAVAAAIPAARRVEAGADTDATPEQATVKA from the coding sequence ATGGGCGCCCCCCAGCCATCAACCCGCACCGGCGGCGTCGTCGCCACGCTGGCCATCGCCGGCACCACGGCGGCGATCATGCAGACCCTGGTCACCCCGCTCATCGCGGAGCTGCCGCAGATCCTGAGCACCACCCCCTCGAACGCGGCGTGGGTGATCACCGTCACCCTGCTGGTGTCCGCCGTCTGCGTGCCCGTCTCCGGACGTCTGGGCGACATGGTCGGCAAGCGCCGGATGCTTCTCGTGTGCTCCGTGCCGCTGGTGGTCGGTTCGGTGGTGTGCGCGCTCTCCTCGTCCGTCGTCCCCATGATCGTCGGCCGGGGTCTGCAGGGCATGGGCATGGGCGTGCTGCCACTCGGTATCGCCCTGCTGCGTGATGTGGTCCCGGCGGAGAAGCTCAGCTCCTCCATCGCGCTGGTCAGCGCCTCCATGGGCATCGGCGGCGCGCTCGGCCTGCCGATCGCCGCGGCGGTCGCCCAGTACACGAACTGGCGGGTGCTGTTCTGGGGCTCGGCCGGCCTGGCCACCGTGGTCGCGGTGCTGATCTGGTTCCTGATCCCCGACGTGCCGGCCGGAGCCAAGGGCCAGCGGTTCGACGTGCTCGGTGCGCTCGGTCTCGGGGCGGGCCTGGTCTGCCTGCTGCTCGCGGTCTCCAAGGGCGCTGACTGGGGCTGGGGCTCGGCCACCACGCTCGGCCTGTTCACCGCCGCCGTCGTGGTGCTGCTCGCCTGGGGCCTGTGGGAGCTGCGTACCCGGGACCCGTTGGTCGACCTGCGCACCACCGCGCGTCCCCGGGTGCTGATGACCAACCTCGCCTCCGTCTTCGTCGGCTTCGGCATGTACGCCAGCATGCTGATCTCGCCGCAGCTTCTTCAGCTCCCCTCCGCCACCGGCTACGGCCTGGGCCAGTCGATGCTGGCGGCGGGCCTGTGGCTGGCGCCCGGCGGCATCATGATGATGATCGTCTCCCCGCTCGGCGGAAAGCTCAGTGACGCCCGGGGCCCGAAGTTCACCCTGGTGTGCGGCGTCCTGATCATCGCGGTCGGCTACGGCCTGGCGCTGGTGCTCATGGGCTCCGCGTGGGGCCTCATGGTGGTGGGCATGGTGACCAGCAGCGGTGTCGGCCTGGCGTACGGTGCGATGCCCGCACTGATCATGGGCTCGGTCCCGCTGTCCGAGACCGCCGCCGCCAACGGCTTCAACACGCTCATGCGCTCCCTCGGCACTTCGTTCGGCGCCGCCGTGATCGGCGTGGTCCTCTCCCACATGAACGTCACCATGGGCGGCTACAGCCTCACCTCCGAGGACGGCTTCCGTACGGGACTGCTGATCGGCTGCGGCGTCGCCCTGGTCGCGGCGGCTGTCGCCGCCGCCATCCCGGCCGCGCGCCGCGTCGAGGCCGGAGCCGACACCGACGCCACTCCGGAACAGGCCACGGTCAAAGCCTGA